A DNA window from Argiope bruennichi chromosome X2, qqArgBrue1.1, whole genome shotgun sequence contains the following coding sequences:
- the LOC129961001 gene encoding uncharacterized protein LOC129961001, whose product MEASVDDPKIIIPFVPSLSHFSAVKVALPLFNNFDKGAWHDILEEMKNVNPARLNEAKAEKCEVNKAKERLLLIPADLRLKVLEAIVGLDSASVKWDLDHSFLLISKNIDDSFYWKTDGTIDRIKTVQQLLLNDDIIIEQKFDLACSYFLEKSIQTLWSEMESSGKTEKPLAAYNPISRFWVRRMSHKYQTPWIKSVKKYLELPEKFSRIPIPRFSAFFPLLQPEDRKKFLVSLCNATSDDFLFCMYGITKQEEVEMLKTVTPKLLFLYLAWPLQSFFLAMAERLWNFIDYPLFQEVLDTIYSYNVTKIDFDYVKLFLDFYERSPNHLKEKAKTCLSLINRIQFCKDAMRKRKKDETDELTNSKKQRNELYSNWLALDEEETDSFPSMFFDIF is encoded by the coding sequence atggaagCATCTGTTGATGACCCAAAAATTATAATCCCTTTTGTGCCATCACTATCCCACTTTTCTGCAGTAAAAGTAGCTCTTCCATTGTTCAATAACTTTGATAAAGGAGCTTGGCATGACATCTTGGAAGAAATGAAGAATGTAAATCCGGCAAGATTGAATGAAGCTAAGGCTGAAAAATGTGAGGTAAACAAAGCAAAGGAAAGGTTACTTCTCATTCCTGCAGATTTAAGACTTAAAGTATTAGAGGCAATTGTGGGCTTGGATTCGGCTTCTGTAAAATGGGATTTAGACCATTCATTTTTACTGATTTCAAAGAATATAGATGATTCTTTTTATTGGAAAACTGATGGGACAATTGACAGAATTAAAACAGTTCAGCAACTGCTTCTGAATGATGATATTATTATTGAACAGAAGTTTGATTTGGCCTGttcttatttcttagaaaaaagtATACAGACTTTGTGGTCAGAAATGGAGTCATCTGGTAAGACAGAGAAACCTTTAGCAGCTTATAATCCCATTTCACGTTTTTGGGTTAGAAGGATGAGCCATAAATATCAGACTCCATGGATAAAGAGCGTTAAAAAATACCTTGAACTTCctgaaaaattttcaagaattccaATCCCAAGATTCAGTGCTTTCTTTCCTTTGTTGCAGCCAGAAGACAGGAAGAAGTTTCTTGTCTCTTTATGTAATGCTACATCTGATGATTTCTTGTTCTGTATGTATGGCATAACTAAACAAGAAGAAGTAGAAATGTTGAAGACGGTTACTCCAAAACTCCTTTTTCTTTATTTGGCTTGGCCACTGCAAAGTTTCTTTCTTGCAATGGCTGAAAGATTGtggaattttattgattatccTCTTTTTCAAGAAGTACTAGATACTATCTACTCATACAATGTGACAAAGATAGATTTTGattatgttaaactttttttggaCTTCTATGAAAGAAGCCCTAATCACTTGAAGGAAAAGGCAAAGACATGCCTATCTCTCATAAACAGAATTCAATTTTGTAAAGATGCAATGCGGAAGAGGAAGAAAGATGAGACTGATGaattaacaaattcaaaaaagcaaAGGAATGAATTATACTCTAACTGGCTGGCATTGGATGAGGAGGAAACTGACTCCTTTCCTTCcatgttttttgatattttttaa